One Synechococcus sp. JA-2-3B'a(2-13) genomic window carries:
- a CDS encoding photosystem I assembly protein Ycf4, which translates to MSAIVPEIRSADLLRYTVIGSRRPSVYFWAVALTGGGLGFTLAGLSSYLHRNLLPFSDPASLVFIPQGIAMLFYGVLGSLAGLYQWLSLYWNLGGGYNEFDRRTQKITLVRQGFPGKNREVRLEYDFADVQSLRVELREGLNPRRAIYLRVKGRGDIPLTGVGQPPPLTEIENQAAEIARFLNVSLEGI; encoded by the coding sequence GTGTCCGCCATTGTTCCTGAAATCCGTTCTGCGGATCTGCTGCGCTACACCGTGATTGGGTCGCGGCGGCCCAGCGTGTACTTTTGGGCGGTGGCGCTGACGGGGGGAGGGCTGGGCTTTACCTTGGCCGGCCTTTCCAGCTATCTCCACCGCAATTTGCTCCCCTTTTCCGATCCCGCCAGCCTGGTGTTTATTCCCCAGGGCATTGCCATGCTCTTTTACGGGGTGCTCGGATCCCTGGCGGGGCTATACCAGTGGCTGAGTTTGTATTGGAACTTGGGAGGCGGCTACAACGAGTTCGACCGGCGCACGCAAAAGATAACGCTGGTGCGCCAGGGCTTTCCGGGCAAAAACCGTGAAGTCCGCCTGGAGTATGACTTTGCCGATGTGCAAAGCTTACGGGTGGAGCTGAGAGAGGGGCTTAACCCCCGCCGAGCCATCTACTTGCGGGTGAAAGGACGTGGCGACATCCCCCTCACCGGAGTGGGCCAGCCTCCCCCCCTGACGGAGATCGAAAACCAGGCAGCCGAGATCGCCCGCTTTCTCAACGTCAGCCTAGAGGGCATTTGA
- a CDS encoding ABC transporter substrate-binding protein has translation MANLNPFIPLQAKKLGSILFRLWLTLLLLLGLALLTLLLTPHSAHAARGPLYRLGRPEGAVSIVAWAGYIERGETDPAYDWVTGFEKETGCQVSVKVAATSDEMVALMNEGGFDLVTASGDATLRLIKGERVQQINPRLIPSWETIDPRLRDAPWHTVDGKHYGVPYQWGSNVLMYNTKVFPEPPTSWDVVFEEKILPDGKSNKGRIQAYDGSIYIADAALYLKAHRPELGITDPYELTREQFNAALALLRQQRQLVGRYWHDAAVQVDDFVNEGVVASSSWPFQVNLLRSEGQPVASVIPEEGATGWADTTMLSATVKHPNCAYLWMEHSLNPEVQGDLAAWFGSVPVVPAACQASELLGPEGCKTNGIDNFERIFFWKTPVADCGDGRMDCVPYYEWVTNYIAVIGGR, from the coding sequence ATGGCCAACCTGAACCCCTTCATTCCCCTACAGGCCAAGAAGCTGGGGTCTATTCTGTTTCGCCTCTGGCTAACTCTTCTGCTCTTATTGGGCTTGGCCTTGCTCACGTTGCTGCTGACCCCCCATTCCGCTCATGCTGCCCGTGGGCCCCTGTATCGCTTGGGTCGTCCAGAAGGGGCGGTCTCGATTGTGGCTTGGGCAGGCTATATCGAACGGGGGGAAACGGATCCCGCCTATGACTGGGTGACCGGCTTTGAGAAAGAAACCGGCTGCCAAGTCAGCGTTAAGGTGGCGGCAACCTCCGATGAGATGGTAGCCCTGATGAATGAGGGCGGCTTTGATCTGGTGACGGCCTCCGGCGATGCCACCCTACGCCTGATCAAAGGGGAACGGGTACAGCAGATTAACCCCCGCCTGATCCCCAGTTGGGAGACCATCGACCCGCGCCTGCGGGATGCTCCCTGGCATACCGTGGATGGCAAGCATTACGGCGTGCCCTATCAATGGGGATCCAACGTGTTGATGTACAACACAAAGGTTTTCCCGGAACCCCCCACCAGTTGGGATGTGGTGTTTGAAGAAAAAATCCTGCCAGACGGCAAATCCAACAAGGGCCGCATCCAAGCCTACGATGGCTCCATCTACATTGCCGATGCCGCCCTCTACCTGAAGGCCCACCGCCCAGAATTGGGCATCACGGATCCCTACGAGCTGACCCGCGAACAGTTCAATGCTGCTCTAGCTCTATTGCGACAGCAGCGGCAACTGGTTGGACGCTACTGGCACGATGCGGCGGTGCAGGTGGATGACTTTGTCAACGAAGGGGTAGTGGCCTCCAGCTCTTGGCCCTTCCAGGTCAATCTGTTGCGATCCGAAGGTCAACCTGTCGCCAGTGTGATACCGGAAGAGGGAGCCACCGGCTGGGCAGATACAACCATGCTCAGCGCCACTGTCAAACACCCCAACTGTGCCTACCTGTGGATGGAACATTCTCTGAACCCGGAGGTGCAGGGGGATCTGGCGGCTTGGTTTGGCTCGGTGCCGGTGGTGCCCGCCGCTTGTCAGGCCAGCGAGCTGCTGGGGCCAGAGGGATGCAAGACCAATGGCATCGACAATTTTGAGCGCATCTTCTTCTGGAAAACTCCTGTGGCCGATTGTGGCGATGGACGTATGGATTGCGTGCCCTACTACGAATGGGTGACCAACTACATCGCTGTGATTGGCGGGCGCTAA
- the phnD gene encoding phosphate/phosphite/phosphonate ABC transporter substrate-binding protein, whose product MMTLSSFGTRIPLGKLVMGAGLAGAVTLGLGSSLSQARLDCPRPPQMDARYCDRVGDLVADLPEDPSEWVDPEVLLVSYTSSEEPAVYANTWAEFTAHLEEVTGRRVQFVPADSQAAQYEAMRAGRLHIMGTCTGCTPVAVNVAGFVPFAIFQQEDGSIGYEMEVITHVNSDIQALDDIAGRRVAFTHPSSNSGYISARILIKQETGLDDEAGDYIAEFSGSHQNSILGVFNEDYDAAPIANDVLNRMCLNEQVDCSQFRSLYKSETFPSGSFGHAHNLHPELAERIREAFFTFEFEGTAMRQAFDRVAFAPITYQENWEIIRRIQEEEGVEYTL is encoded by the coding sequence ATGATGACACTATCTTCTTTTGGAACTCGGATCCCGTTGGGAAAGCTGGTGATGGGAGCTGGATTGGCGGGAGCTGTCACCTTGGGGTTGGGCAGCAGCCTTTCTCAGGCTCGTCTAGACTGTCCCCGCCCTCCTCAAATGGATGCCCGCTACTGTGATCGGGTGGGGGATCTGGTTGCCGATTTGCCGGAGGATCCCTCGGAGTGGGTAGATCCGGAAGTGCTGTTGGTGTCTTATACCTCCTCAGAAGAGCCAGCTGTCTATGCCAATACCTGGGCTGAATTCACCGCTCACTTAGAGGAAGTCACCGGTAGACGGGTGCAATTTGTCCCTGCCGATTCTCAGGCTGCTCAGTACGAGGCAATGCGCGCTGGACGTCTACACATTATGGGTACCTGCACAGGCTGTACTCCTGTAGCCGTGAATGTTGCCGGCTTTGTGCCCTTTGCCATTTTCCAACAAGAAGATGGATCCATCGGCTACGAGATGGAAGTGATCACTCATGTGAATAGCGATATTCAAGCCCTCGATGATATTGCCGGTCGTCGTGTAGCTTTTACCCATCCTTCCTCCAACTCCGGTTATATCAGTGCTCGCATTTTGATCAAACAAGAGACAGGCTTGGATGATGAGGCAGGAGACTACATCGCCGAGTTTTCTGGCAGCCACCAAAACTCCATTTTGGGTGTGTTCAACGAAGACTACGATGCCGCCCCCATTGCCAACGATGTGCTTAATCGCATGTGCCTCAACGAGCAAGTGGATTGTAGCCAGTTCCGCAGCCTCTACAAATCGGAGACCTTCCCCAGCGGCTCTTTCGGCCATGCCCACAATCTCCACCCTGAGCTGGCAGAAAGGATCCGAGAAGCCTTCTTTACTTTTGAGTTTGAGGGCACAGCCATGCGACAAGCTTTTGACCGGGTAGCTTTTGCACCGATTACTTATCAAGAAAACTGGGAGATCATCCGTCGCATTCAGGAAGAAGAGGGCGTGGAATATACGCTTTAG
- the phnD gene encoding phosphate/phosphite/phosphonate ABC transporter substrate-binding protein, with protein sequence MDERYCDADGDLVADTPTDPAQIVNPDTLLISYTSSEDPAVYSETWQEFTDYLKQVTGKDVQFVPVDSEAAQTEAMRAGRLHIMGTCTGCTPRAVNQAGFVPFAVFAKEDGSFGYEMEVITRIDSGLEKLEDIKGRRIAFTQPSSNSGYISARILIEAETGFKDGVDYEATFSGGHENSILGVFNGDYDAAPIANDVLNRMCIAGQVQCDQFRTLYKSATFPSGPFGYAHNLDPQLQEKIREAFYTFDFAGTKLAKAFDRASFAPITYKKDWEVIRLIQENAPPQ encoded by the coding sequence ATGGATGAGCGCTATTGTGATGCCGATGGGGATCTGGTGGCGGATACTCCGACGGATCCCGCTCAAATTGTCAATCCTGACACTTTGCTCATCTCCTACACTTCTTCCGAGGATCCCGCCGTTTATTCAGAAACCTGGCAGGAATTTACCGACTACCTCAAGCAAGTGACCGGTAAAGATGTGCAATTTGTGCCAGTTGATTCCGAGGCCGCCCAAACCGAGGCAATGCGGGCCGGACGTTTACACATCATGGGCACCTGCACCGGCTGTACCCCCCGCGCTGTGAACCAAGCAGGCTTTGTGCCTTTCGCCGTTTTTGCCAAGGAAGATGGTAGCTTTGGCTACGAAATGGAAGTGATCACTCGCATCGATAGTGGCTTGGAAAAACTAGAAGACATCAAAGGCCGCCGCATTGCTTTCACCCAGCCCTCCTCCAATTCCGGCTACATCAGCGCCCGTATTTTGATCGAGGCGGAAACTGGCTTTAAGGACGGTGTGGACTACGAAGCCACTTTCTCTGGGGGGCACGAAAACTCCATTTTGGGTGTGTTCAACGGAGACTACGATGCGGCCCCCATTGCCAACGATGTGCTCAACCGCATGTGCATCGCCGGACAAGTGCAGTGCGATCAGTTTCGTACCCTCTACAAATCGGCTACTTTCCCCAGCGGCCCATTTGGCTATGCTCACAATTTGGATCCACAGCTGCAGGAGAAAATCCGCGAGGCCTTCTATACCTTTGACTTTGCAGGCACTAAGTTGGCAAAAGCCTTTGACCGAGCTTCCTTTGCTCCCATCACCTACAAGAAAGATTGGGAAGTGATCCGGCTGATTCAAGAAAATGCCCCTCCCCAATAG
- the phnC gene encoding phosphonate ABC transporter ATP-binding protein has product MLRIDSLSKRYPTGDMALKGVTLEVPDGQVMALIGPSGAGKSTLLRCINRLVEPTSGSIWLNGIDLTRLNTRELRQARRKIGMIFQEYALVERLTVMENVLSGQLGYVNFWQSWFRKFPQATIDEAFRLLDRVGLSDFPDKRADALSGGQRQRVGIARALLQNPELLLVDEPTASLDPKTSRQIMRLINELASERGLSVIINIHDVPLAQMFAQRIVGLRFGEVVYDGPPNRLTPSVLNEIYGEEDWNASGPAQDSEENEAVSAGVATH; this is encoded by the coding sequence ATGCTACGTATCGACTCCCTCAGCAAACGTTACCCCACAGGCGATATGGCCCTGAAAGGGGTGACCTTAGAAGTTCCCGATGGGCAGGTGATGGCCTTGATTGGTCCTTCGGGTGCTGGGAAAAGTACGCTGCTCCGTTGCATCAACCGCTTGGTGGAGCCGACCAGTGGCAGCATTTGGCTCAATGGAATCGACCTCACTCGCTTGAACACCCGGGAGTTGCGGCAAGCACGACGCAAAATCGGCATGATCTTTCAGGAATATGCCCTCGTGGAGCGCCTGACCGTGATGGAAAATGTTCTTTCGGGTCAGTTGGGCTACGTCAATTTTTGGCAAAGCTGGTTCCGCAAGTTTCCCCAAGCCACCATCGACGAAGCCTTCCGCTTACTGGATCGAGTGGGATTGTCGGACTTTCCCGATAAGCGGGCAGATGCTTTGTCTGGGGGGCAACGGCAACGGGTGGGAATCGCCCGGGCTCTCCTGCAAAACCCAGAGCTGCTATTGGTGGATGAACCGACCGCCAGTTTGGACCCGAAAACCTCCCGCCAAATTATGCGCCTGATCAACGAGCTGGCTTCAGAGCGGGGCCTATCGGTGATCATCAACATTCACGATGTGCCTCTAGCGCAAATGTTTGCCCAGCGGATCGTCGGTTTGCGGTTTGGGGAAGTGGTGTATGATGGCCCCCCCAATCGCCTCACCCCCAGCGTCTTAAACGAAATCTACGGCGAAGAAGATTGGAATGCTTCTGGCCCAGCCCAAGACTCCGAAGAAAACGAAGCCGTCTCGGCTGGAGTAGCCACCCACTAA
- the phnE gene encoding phosphonate ABC transporter, permease protein PhnE — protein MAQATTLSGRQWSPPPLIKNPWVRWGLILGAVIYLIFALSTLNFDPARVARGMQRSGRLLLAFLHPDFTTRGNLIVTGMLESVTMAAISTVAGFIVAVPVGFGAARNLVPMPVYLVCRGLIALSRTFQEVIIAILFVVMFGFGPFAGVLTLTFGSLGFFSKLLAEDIEEIDAVQVEAIRSTGASWLQMVSYAVVPQVLPRMIGLTLYRFDINIREAAILGIVGAGGIGSTLNTSLRRYDYDTASAIILVIIALVMVVELSSGWIRKRVQ, from the coding sequence ATGGCACAGGCAACGACACTGAGCGGGCGCCAATGGTCGCCACCACCTTTGATTAAAAATCCTTGGGTTCGCTGGGGACTGATTCTTGGGGCGGTCATTTACCTGATCTTTGCGCTTTCTACTCTCAATTTCGATCCAGCCCGGGTAGCCCGCGGTATGCAGCGTAGTGGCCGTCTCTTGTTGGCCTTTTTGCATCCCGATTTCACCACCCGCGGCAACTTGATTGTCACCGGGATGCTGGAAAGTGTGACCATGGCCGCCATTTCCACCGTGGCAGGATTTATTGTCGCGGTTCCGGTGGGGTTTGGGGCCGCACGCAACTTGGTGCCAATGCCGGTCTACCTGGTTTGTCGTGGCCTGATTGCCCTGTCGCGCACCTTCCAAGAGGTGATCATCGCCATTTTGTTTGTGGTCATGTTTGGCTTTGGGCCTTTTGCTGGAGTGCTCACCCTCACCTTTGGGAGTTTGGGTTTTTTCAGCAAGCTTTTGGCAGAAGACATCGAAGAAATTGATGCAGTACAGGTGGAGGCGATTCGCTCCACGGGGGCTTCTTGGCTCCAAATGGTCAGCTACGCGGTGGTGCCGCAGGTGTTGCCCCGCATGATCGGCTTGACTCTGTATCGTTTCGACATCAACATTCGGGAGGCGGCCATTCTGGGGATTGTCGGTGCCGGTGGGATTGGCTCTACCCTGAACACCTCCTTACGTCGCTACGACTATGACACGGCCTCTGCCATCATCCTTGTGATTATCGCTCTGGTGATGGTGGTGGAATTGAGTTCTGGTTGGATTCGCAAGAGGGTGCAATAA
- the phnE gene encoding phosphonate ABC transporter, permease protein PhnE: MPVLESSGIKTWQWRNQKQTLLEYAFWLALLLLMFACAKFIADRTTWGFVLDAPRQGREMLSRGVPPRWDYMSQLWRPLWDTLTIATLGTALSFVISVPVAFLAARNTTPNLLVRYIALFIIVGTRSVNSLIWALILVVVLGPGVLSGTLAIALRSVGFMGKLIYEGIEEINEEPVEAIRSTGASGAQVLSYAIWPQVITNILGVTIYRWDINLRESTVVGLVGAGGIGLQLDASINTLRWNQVSMILLVIFVSVFISEWISAKARQALT; this comes from the coding sequence ATGCCTGTTCTGGAAAGCAGTGGGATCAAGACCTGGCAGTGGCGCAATCAAAAGCAAACTTTGCTTGAGTATGCCTTCTGGTTGGCTCTGCTGTTACTGATGTTTGCCTGCGCTAAGTTCATTGCAGACCGTACCACCTGGGGCTTTGTGCTGGATGCACCGCGCCAGGGAAGAGAAATGCTCTCGCGGGGGGTACCGCCCCGTTGGGACTACATGTCACAGCTTTGGCGCCCCCTTTGGGATACCCTCACCATTGCCACATTGGGTACGGCCCTTTCCTTTGTGATTTCGGTGCCGGTGGCCTTTTTGGCAGCCCGCAACACCACTCCCAATTTGCTGGTGCGCTACATCGCCCTGTTCATCATCGTCGGCACCCGTTCGGTTAACTCCCTGATTTGGGCTTTGATCCTGGTGGTTGTTCTTGGGCCAGGGGTCTTGTCCGGAACCTTAGCCATTGCCCTACGCTCTGTCGGATTTATGGGCAAGCTGATCTATGAAGGCATCGAAGAGATTAACGAAGAACCAGTAGAAGCGATCCGTTCCACGGGGGCTAGCGGTGCCCAGGTACTGAGCTATGCCATTTGGCCGCAGGTGATCACCAACATCCTCGGGGTAACAATTTACCGTTGGGATATCAATTTGCGAGAGTCTACGGTGGTTGGATTGGTCGGTGCCGGTGGAATTGGCCTACAGCTAGATGCTTCCATCAACACCCTGCGCTGGAATCAGGTGAGCATGATCCTGCTTGTGATCTTCGTTTCTGTGTTCATCAGCGAGTGGATCTCCGCCAAGGCCCGGCAAGCCCTGACTTAG
- a CDS encoding alanyl-tRNA editing protein, translating into MTEELFRAEAYLTTCQARVIALVDNGIQLDRTVFYPTGGGQPGDTGFLITSDGRVIPIVDTQKGETGILHIPAEGSPPLSLGESVSASIDWERRYRHMRMHTALHLLCAVVEGGVTGGQVGESKSRLDFNIPGEKPDKETLTGASQCFGTR; encoded by the coding sequence ATGACGGAAGAACTGTTTCGGGCGGAGGCCTATCTCACCACCTGCCAGGCTCGGGTAATTGCCCTTGTGGATAACGGGATCCAGTTGGATCGGACGGTATTCTATCCCACCGGCGGTGGACAACCCGGCGATACGGGATTCCTGATTACATCGGACGGTCGTGTCATCCCGATTGTCGATACCCAAAAGGGGGAAACGGGCATCCTCCACATCCCGGCAGAGGGATCCCCACCCCTCAGTCTGGGGGAGTCAGTCAGCGCCAGCATCGACTGGGAACGTCGCTATCGGCACATGCGCATGCATACGGCTCTACACCTGCTCTGTGCAGTGGTAGAAGGTGGCGTTACGGGGGGTCAGGTGGGTGAAAGCAAAAGCCGATTGGACTTTAACATCCCTGGAGAAAAACCCGACAAAGAAACCCTGACGGGTGCGTCTCAATGCTTTGGTACAAGGTAA
- a CDS encoding NAD(P)H-quinone oxidoreductase subunit N, translating to MDVFAPTGNLYAGAIWPEVVVTLTLLLVLVVDLVGGSAARKSLPALSIFGLIGALVTLVLQWQQPQLESFLGSFAADPVSILFRGLVVGTAVLTVMMAERYIAQSGAPTGEFYVLLLTATLGGMFLSGATDLILVFVSLETLGIASYLMAGYTKRDPRSSEAALKYLLIGASSTAIFLYGMSLLYGLSGGQTKLEAIASSMGDAGLAGIIALVLCIGGIGFKLAAVPFHQWTPDVYEGSPTPVVAFLSVGSKAAGFALAVRFLATVFPAMTEEWRAVLSVLAILTMVLGNVVAIAQTRLKRLLAYSSIGQAGFVMIGLVVGTEAGYASLIFYLLVYLVMNLGAFLCITLFSLKTGTDEINEYSGLYQKDPFLTLCLSICLLSLGGLPPLAGFFGKLYLFWAGWQAGAYTLVLVGLVTSVISIYYYVRVVKTIVVKEPQEMSVSVQNYPETNWQAEGMPALRVGMVLTLVATIFAGILSNPLFTLSIQAVEQSPFLGFPTAQAPIPESASLQVAVDGSLGSLTQPSQG from the coding sequence ATGGATGTCTTTGCCCCAACCGGAAACCTGTATGCCGGTGCCATTTGGCCAGAAGTGGTGGTTACCCTCACCCTCTTGCTCGTCTTGGTGGTGGATTTGGTCGGTGGTTCGGCGGCGCGCAAAAGTCTTCCAGCCCTCTCCATCTTTGGCTTGATCGGGGCCTTGGTGACCTTGGTGTTGCAGTGGCAGCAGCCCCAGTTGGAGAGCTTCTTGGGCAGCTTTGCGGCGGATCCCGTCAGCATTCTCTTCCGTGGCCTGGTGGTGGGGACGGCGGTGCTGACGGTGATGATGGCAGAACGCTACATCGCCCAGTCGGGAGCCCCCACAGGCGAGTTTTATGTGTTGCTGCTCACGGCCACCTTGGGGGGCATGTTCCTCTCCGGGGCGACGGACTTGATCCTAGTGTTTGTATCTCTGGAAACCCTGGGCATCGCCAGCTACCTGATGGCCGGCTATACCAAGCGGGATCCGCGTTCTTCGGAGGCAGCCCTGAAATATCTCTTGATCGGGGCCAGCAGCACGGCCATTTTTCTCTACGGTATGTCGCTGCTCTACGGCCTTTCGGGTGGGCAAACGAAGCTGGAAGCCATTGCCTCCTCTATGGGGGATGCCGGCTTAGCAGGGATCATCGCTTTGGTCCTCTGCATTGGTGGTATCGGGTTTAAGTTGGCGGCAGTGCCCTTTCACCAGTGGACTCCTGATGTCTACGAGGGATCCCCAACGCCGGTGGTGGCCTTTTTGTCGGTGGGATCCAAAGCGGCAGGCTTTGCCTTGGCGGTGCGCTTTCTGGCCACCGTGTTTCCGGCCATGACGGAAGAGTGGCGGGCGGTGCTCTCGGTGCTGGCCATTTTGACCATGGTGCTGGGGAATGTGGTGGCCATTGCCCAAACCCGCCTCAAACGGCTACTGGCCTATTCCTCGATTGGGCAAGCGGGCTTCGTCATGATTGGTCTGGTGGTGGGCACAGAAGCAGGCTACGCCAGCTTGATCTTCTATCTGCTGGTCTACCTGGTCATGAACCTGGGGGCCTTCTTGTGCATTACCCTGTTCAGCCTGAAAACCGGTACCGACGAAATTAACGAGTACAGCGGCCTTTACCAGAAGGATCCCTTCCTCACCCTGTGCTTGAGCATTTGTTTGCTTTCGTTGGGTGGGTTGCCGCCTCTGGCGGGCTTCTTCGGCAAGTTGTACCTGTTCTGGGCCGGTTGGCAGGCGGGGGCCTATACCCTGGTGTTGGTGGGGTTGGTCACCAGTGTTATCTCCATTTACTACTACGTGCGGGTGGTGAAAACGATTGTGGTGAAAGAGCCGCAAGAGATGTCGGTTTCGGTGCAAAATTACCCCGAGACCAACTGGCAGGCAGAAGGTATGCCTGCTCTGCGGGTCGGTATGGTGTTGACTCTGGTGGCCACCATCTTTGCCGGGATTCTCTCCAACCCCTTGTTTACCTTGTCCATCCAGGCGGTGGAGCAAAGCCCGTTCTTAGGGTTCCCGACAGCACAAGCGCCCATTCCAGAGTCGGCGAGTCTTCAGGTGGCAGTCGATGGATCTTTGGGTTCATTGACTCAGCCCAGCCAAGGGTAG
- the gvpJ gene encoding gas vesicle protein GvpJ: protein MSPRILVLDFDGVLCDGRAEYFASSCRVCAQVWGLAPAQLEPLRPAFDRLRPLIETGWEMPLLLWGLQEGIREEDLRQDWPSWRQRLLQQSGIPALSLIQALDRVRDRWIAEDLQGWLGLHRFYPGVAAWMRQLQAAGEPRLAILSTKEGRFIQQLLGRAGIQLPRHRILGKEVRAPKATTLQRLLAAAQLPAEELWFVEDRLQTLRQVQRVPELEQVLLFLADWGYNLPEEREEAARDPRLHLLSLEQLCQPFDRWIASPPPPRFSISPASWEDLSQTRPTPGRKRPEAGLASLVLTLVELLRQLMEAQVVRQMEAERLSAEQIERAGSSLQALREQIRQICSLLEIDPADLNLELGDLGTLLPRQGDYYPGQPHREGSVLELLDRLIHTGIVIDGEIDLGLADLDLIHARLKLVLTSSAKLY, encoded by the coding sequence ATGTCCCCCCGCATTCTGGTTCTGGATTTTGATGGTGTGCTCTGCGATGGGCGGGCGGAGTATTTTGCCTCTTCCTGCCGCGTTTGTGCTCAGGTGTGGGGCTTGGCTCCTGCTCAGCTAGAGCCGCTGCGTCCTGCTTTTGACCGTCTGCGCCCGCTGATTGAGACCGGCTGGGAGATGCCTCTGTTGTTGTGGGGGCTACAGGAAGGGATCCGGGAGGAAGACTTGCGCCAAGACTGGCCCAGCTGGCGGCAGCGGTTGTTGCAGCAGTCAGGGATCCCTGCCCTCTCTCTAATCCAAGCGTTGGATCGGGTGCGGGATCGCTGGATTGCAGAGGATCTGCAGGGGTGGCTGGGGCTGCACCGGTTTTATCCGGGGGTGGCGGCCTGGATGCGCCAGCTTCAGGCTGCCGGGGAGCCGCGCTTGGCCATCCTCAGCACCAAAGAGGGACGGTTCATCCAGCAGCTCTTGGGCCGAGCAGGGATCCAACTGCCGCGCCACCGCATTCTGGGCAAGGAAGTGCGCGCCCCCAAGGCCACCACTTTACAGCGGCTACTGGCTGCCGCCCAACTGCCGGCTGAGGAGCTGTGGTTTGTGGAGGATCGCCTGCAAACGCTGCGCCAGGTGCAGAGGGTGCCGGAGCTGGAGCAGGTTCTCTTGTTTTTGGCCGACTGGGGCTACAACCTACCAGAGGAAAGGGAAGAGGCCGCTCGGGATCCCCGTCTCCATTTGCTCAGCCTGGAACAGCTTTGTCAGCCCTTTGACCGTTGGATTGCTTCTCCTCCCCCGCCGCGCTTTTCTATCAGTCCCGCCAGCTGGGAAGACTTGAGCCAGACTCGGCCCACCCCTGGCCGGAAACGCCCGGAAGCTGGTTTGGCCTCTCTGGTGCTGACCTTGGTGGAGCTGTTGCGGCAGTTGATGGAGGCGCAGGTGGTGCGGCAAATGGAGGCTGAGCGCCTTTCTGCAGAGCAGATTGAGCGGGCCGGCAGCAGCCTACAAGCCTTGCGGGAGCAAATTCGACAAATCTGCAGCCTGTTGGAGATCGACCCAGCGGATTTGAACCTGGAGCTCGGAGATCTGGGCACCCTCCTGCCCCGCCAGGGGGACTACTACCCCGGACAACCCCACCGCGAGGGATCCGTGCTGGAACTGTTGGATCGGCTGATCCACACCGGCATCGTCATCGATGGGGAGATCGACCTGGGGCTGGCGGACTTGGATCTGATCCACGCCCGCCTGAAGTTGGTGCTTACCTCCAGCGCCAAGCTCTACTGA
- a CDS encoding peptidylprolyl isomerase has product MVIDPAKSYTATMETTAGTMVLELFPQEAPLAVNNFVFLANDHFYDGVIFHRVIRGFMIQGGDPTGTGRGGPGYRFPDEPVQRPYSRGTLAMANAGPNTNGSQFFIMHADYPLPPNYTIFGQLIEGEDVLDKIATAPTGPQDRPLNPVEIQSVRISESN; this is encoded by the coding sequence ATGGTGATCGACCCGGCCAAGTCCTACACGGCCACGATGGAGACCACCGCCGGCACAATGGTTCTGGAGCTGTTCCCGCAAGAAGCTCCCCTCGCCGTCAACAATTTCGTCTTTTTGGCCAACGACCACTTCTACGATGGTGTCATCTTTCACCGCGTGATTCGGGGCTTCATGATCCAAGGTGGGGATCCCACGGGTACAGGGCGGGGTGGGCCGGGGTACCGCTTTCCCGATGAGCCGGTGCAACGTCCCTACAGCCGTGGCACTTTGGCGATGGCCAACGCCGGCCCCAACACCAACGGCAGCCAGTTCTTCATCATGCATGCCGACTACCCGCTGCCGCCCAACTACACGATCTTCGGGCAATTGATCGAGGGAGAGGATGTGTTGGATAAAATTGCAACGGCTCCCACGGGCCCCCAGGATCGCCCGCTGAATCCAGTGGAGATCCAGTCCGTTCGTATCTCGGAATCCAATTAG
- a CDS encoding phosphate-starvation-inducible PsiE family protein: MRFLKWLLHNPHETEEEDPFLRAITRLESLISKLLSILMIGLIVVAVVDLARFLVADLLMEPTGFFSTTLIEIFGLFLNILIALEILENITAYLQKQVVQVELVIVTSLIAVARKIIIFDFEKLGGLELIGLGAATLALSVSYWLVRRAKPPSKSGEN, from the coding sequence ATGCGGTTTCTCAAGTGGCTGTTGCACAATCCCCACGAGACAGAAGAGGAGGATCCCTTTTTGCGGGCCATCACCCGCCTGGAAAGCCTGATCTCGAAGCTGCTTTCAATTTTGATGATCGGGCTAATCGTAGTAGCAGTGGTGGACTTGGCCCGGTTCTTGGTGGCAGATTTGTTGATGGAGCCAACTGGGTTTTTCTCCACCACTTTGATCGAGATCTTCGGCCTCTTTTTAAATATTCTGATTGCGCTGGAAATTCTGGAGAACATTACCGCCTACTTGCAAAAGCAGGTGGTGCAGGTGGAGCTGGTGATCGTCACCTCTTTGATTGCGGTGGCCCGCAAGATCATCATTTTTGATTTCGAGAAGCTGGGGGGGTTGGAGCTCATTGGCTTGGGGGCAGCGACGTTGGCCCTCTCGGTGAGTTATTGGCTGGTGCGGCGAGCCAAGCCTCCATCCAAGTCCGGGGAAAATTAG